A section of the Acanthochromis polyacanthus isolate Apoly-LR-REF ecotype Palm Island chromosome 13, KAUST_Apoly_ChrSc, whole genome shotgun sequence genome encodes:
- the LOC127536780 gene encoding putative mediator of RNA polymerase II transcription subunit 26, producing the protein MVRHSQVNNRGHTNGQAMGYNQVNNRGHTNGQAMGYNQVNNRGHTNGQAMGYNQVNNRGHTNGQAMGYNQVNNRGHTNGQAMGYNQVNNRGHTNGQAMGYNQVNNRGHTNGQAMGYDQVNNRGHTNGQAMGYDQVNNRGHTNGQAMGYDQVNNRGHTNGQAMGYDQVNNRGHTNGQALGYDQVQGVSSVVSWLCDMLCKIKAVQKIYKVSGH; encoded by the exons atggtcagacacagccaggtcaacaacagaggacacaccaaTGGACAGGCCATGGGTTATAACCAggtcaacaacagaggacacaccaaTGGACAAGCCATGGGTTATAACCAggtcaacaacagaggacacaccaaTGGACAAGCCATGGGTTATAACCAggtcaacaacagaggacacaccaaTGGACAGGCCATGGGTTATAACCAggtcaacaacagaggacacaccaaTGGACAGGCCATGGGTTATAACCAggtcaacaacagaggacacaccaaTGGACAGGCCATGGGTTATAACCAggtcaacaacagaggacacaccaaTGGACAGGCCATGGGTTATGACCAg gtcaacaacagaggacacaccaaTGGACAGGCCATGGGTTATGACCAggtcaacaacagaggacacaccaaTGGACAGGCCATGGGTTATGACCAggtcaacaacagaggacacaccaaTGGACAGGCCATGGGTTATGACCAggtcaacaacagaggacacaccaaTGGACAAGCCTTGGGTTATGACCAGGTCCagggtgtgtcctctgttgtgaGTTGGCTGTGTGACATGCTGTGTAAAATCAAGGCAGTTCAAAAGATTTATAAAGTCTCTGGACATTGA